A genomic segment from Pseudobacteriovorax antillogorgiicola encodes:
- the pilM gene encoding pilus assembly protein PilM, translated as MQKVIGLDIGSYSIKAVEIVNTFKSYEITNFYETVIPNLEGVPLDAVVPVCMEQLFKEHHLQADRIITAMPGQFISSRVLPFNFSDPRKIEASIAVELEDHVPFNMDDMVLDHQILGAHGGQTMALAVMTRKAFLKNFLDLLSRINIDPKLIDVDSLAFYNLSSNLNMEDEECYALVDVGNEKTSVCIIQNNVLKMFRSINLGGRYITDFLARDLETNFHEAQRIKHRVSRVMYSGDMGDQLDGHERMVAERTTLAANAIVKELGRTFYAFKTWDKHPLSRIIVSGGTSKLQNFDKFLSEQLEVPVERFNLANTDLIVNPELESDQESLLQSLAIGLRAVTNMKKHSQINLRRGEFAYVQNYESMLRGATMAFKVLVALFCVLIVSYALKYYFYQSQINEITEQYKKEFTTKFPDQKRRFNNSKTTFAKLRKDAERKLNDSIMEKQQAISEFRLANSESGALRVLRDISNAIPKDVKIDVTSFEFKTVSPGSGKLILKAETDNFSSQSSILEALNKVNVLSNVEEKQSGRKPGSTEIIEFTVHANYEAI; from the coding sequence ATGCAAAAAGTAATTGGACTTGATATTGGTAGCTATTCGATCAAAGCAGTCGAAATTGTTAATACCTTTAAGTCTTACGAAATCACGAATTTTTACGAGACCGTGATCCCCAATCTTGAAGGGGTTCCGCTCGATGCCGTCGTTCCGGTGTGTATGGAGCAGCTTTTTAAAGAGCATCACCTCCAAGCAGACCGCATTATCACGGCTATGCCAGGGCAATTCATCTCGTCGAGGGTCTTGCCATTTAATTTCTCAGATCCGCGCAAGATTGAAGCGAGCATTGCTGTCGAGCTAGAAGACCACGTGCCATTTAACATGGATGATATGGTTCTGGATCACCAAATTCTGGGCGCTCACGGTGGTCAAACAATGGCTCTCGCGGTTATGACCAGAAAGGCGTTTCTTAAAAACTTTCTGGATCTTCTAAGCCGTATCAATATCGATCCTAAATTGATCGACGTAGATTCGCTAGCCTTCTACAATCTTAGCTCCAATCTCAATATGGAAGATGAGGAATGCTATGCTCTGGTTGATGTTGGCAACGAGAAGACGTCTGTCTGCATTATCCAAAACAACGTTCTAAAGATGTTCCGTTCTATCAACTTGGGTGGTCGCTACATCACTGACTTCCTGGCTCGTGATCTGGAAACCAACTTCCACGAGGCCCAACGAATCAAGCATCGGGTCAGCCGAGTGATGTACTCTGGTGATATGGGGGATCAGCTTGATGGCCACGAACGGATGGTTGCTGAACGAACGACACTTGCAGCCAATGCCATTGTCAAGGAGCTTGGACGAACATTCTACGCCTTTAAAACTTGGGATAAGCATCCTTTGTCGCGGATCATCGTTTCAGGGGGCACATCGAAACTACAGAACTTTGATAAGTTTTTATCGGAGCAACTCGAAGTGCCTGTGGAGCGATTTAACCTGGCGAACACCGATCTTATCGTCAATCCTGAGCTAGAGAGCGATCAGGAATCATTGCTGCAGAGTTTGGCCATTGGTCTGCGTGCTGTGACGAATATGAAGAAACACTCGCAGATTAACCTTCGCCGCGGTGAGTTTGCCTATGTGCAGAACTACGAGTCCATGCTTCGCGGAGCGACCATGGCCTTCAAGGTTTTGGTGGCCCTGTTCTGTGTTTTGATTGTTTCTTACGCTTTGAAGTACTACTTCTATCAGAGTCAGATCAACGAGATCACGGAACAGTATAAGAAAGAGTTTACCACTAAATTCCCAGATCAAAAGCGCCGTTTTAATAACAGCAAGACCACATTTGCCAAGCTCAGAAAAGACGCAGAGCGAAAGCTTAACGACAGCATCATGGAAAAGCAGCAAGCGATCTCTGAGTTCCGCTTGGCAAACAGCGAAAGTGGAGCGTTGCGAGTGCTACGTGATATCTCCAATGCCATCCCTAAAGATGTGAAGATTGATGTCACTAGTTTTGAATTTAAAACGGTTAGCCCCGGTAGCGGTAAACTCATCCTGAAAGCCGAGACGGATAATTTCTCCTCCCAGTCTTCGATTTTGGAAGCGCTTAATAAAGTGAATGTTCTGAGCAACGTTGAGGAAAAGCAATCTGGCCGAAAACCGGGGTCTACCGAAATAATAGAGTTTACCGTTCATGCAAACTATGAGGCGATCTAG
- the gspN gene encoding type II secretion system protein GspN — MTEKKGRPLLYIFLFVFSFVFFLYLTFPYGVLKEAIVVEISKATGYSIRVKEFGPSLPLGFECEGVQVTSRDGTQRIEIEEVDVSLSVFALLIGRVSVDADLVSKGGGEMSIGSSWGILQLAVDQNFIPNYVELEADEFDIGSLASFGIQSYAKSANDMIKGTLNKLRIDGNLEGTVELDLAVDDPTASSGTVDLRINKGMLDLNDENLGVAKQKFKKAVVQASLEKGALRINKKSGFHTQELTVDLNGNTTFRNPLPNSRLNVGVDVKLDGKLKENFDFFLNMAGGKNGTVTYKLSGTLGRPSFRTQ; from the coding sequence GTGACTGAGAAAAAGGGAAGACCCTTACTCTACATTTTCTTATTCGTTTTCAGCTTCGTATTCTTTCTCTACCTGACGTTTCCGTATGGAGTATTGAAGGAAGCGATCGTCGTCGAGATTTCCAAGGCAACAGGCTACTCGATCCGTGTTAAGGAGTTTGGTCCCTCTTTGCCTCTGGGCTTTGAGTGTGAAGGTGTTCAGGTGACCTCTCGGGATGGAACCCAGAGAATAGAAATCGAAGAGGTGGATGTTTCCTTGAGTGTGTTTGCGTTGCTGATTGGCCGTGTATCCGTGGATGCCGACTTGGTGAGCAAGGGAGGCGGGGAAATGAGTATCGGCAGCAGCTGGGGAATATTGCAGTTAGCTGTCGATCAGAACTTCATTCCCAACTATGTGGAGCTTGAGGCAGACGAATTTGATATTGGTTCACTCGCTAGCTTCGGTATACAAAGCTACGCAAAGTCAGCGAATGATATGATCAAGGGTACCCTGAACAAGCTTCGTATTGATGGTAACCTTGAAGGCACCGTCGAGTTGGATCTGGCAGTTGACGACCCCACCGCTTCTTCAGGAACAGTCGATTTGCGTATCAACAAGGGAATGCTCGATCTTAATGATGAGAATTTAGGAGTTGCCAAACAAAAGTTTAAAAAGGCTGTTGTACAAGCTAGTTTGGAAAAGGGTGCACTGCGAATCAATAAAAAATCGGGGTTTCATACTCAGGAACTCACTGTCGATCTGAATGGCAACACAACATTTAGGAATCCGCTGCCTAACTCTAGGCTAAATGTTGGCGTTGATGTGAAGCTCGATGGAAAACTGAAGGAAAACTTTGACTTCTTCTTAAATATGGCAGGTGGCAAAAACGGAACAGTTACCTATAAGCTTTCCGGCACTCTAGGGCGACCAAGCTTCAGAACCCAGTAA
- a CDS encoding tetratricopeptide repeat protein: protein MVDQDKSKLALVIGCLPSVEEIDQFRLMTRDYDIQIITSESIAAYITQNSYFQDLTCIVLKDHDENPTFIPGLEKVLSNYDVVVVKERIGLYAYQVLKAKWRYQFRMLVWVDNLVPFPAHDIDQMRTIRMEVSNAADGFIIQTKAARIALELEGVEDSRIYEMSPWLDKIVTRSPKSRAEARDKLGFAESDTIIACLGPVEWEEGLHDLMAAARLMVKNRPGMKDKIKIAVCGIGSFAHDLKDASINFNTDYCVAYYAPSRESIKAIYEAADAIYMCNLASRDRIDGDPYRILAAMTHKIPLIAARSPIVESLVGKHRLDFCPGSPMSIMKALIKLKDAPQLVNDIVEKNRRAVDNQYSEDKVRMNMKAIFSDFITTEIKVDTSSLDHQVLEVEAKIKSKQYVDAIDLIEAIFKTKNIPVHHKANLYRLVGDCFVKLGDFESSKNSYIAAAELDPYSAKIYIGLGTIGLMKNSYDIAVLHFQKAISLAPDDEMANLGLGLAFQGMEERKEAMRWISKSLEINSENTAALFSLVKLANETEDFADAERLLTRYLKRHPNDYNFIYTLGGVIFKQGRYEEVIQLMKKIVDIDPRDQKAASLLKQAETEMEQAKVPSNG, encoded by the coding sequence ATGGTGGATCAGGACAAGAGTAAACTGGCATTGGTCATCGGATGCCTGCCCAGTGTCGAAGAAATCGATCAATTCCGGCTGATGACTCGGGATTATGATATCCAAATCATAACATCTGAGTCGATTGCAGCTTACATTACACAAAACAGCTACTTTCAAGACCTTACCTGCATTGTACTGAAGGACCATGATGAAAATCCTACCTTCATCCCAGGCTTGGAAAAAGTTTTGAGCAACTACGATGTGGTTGTCGTGAAGGAGCGCATTGGCTTGTATGCTTACCAAGTTCTCAAGGCTAAGTGGCGCTACCAGTTTAGAATGCTTGTGTGGGTTGATAACCTCGTTCCATTTCCAGCTCATGATATTGATCAGATGCGCACCATTCGAATGGAAGTTTCCAACGCTGCCGATGGTTTTATCATTCAAACCAAAGCGGCTCGGATCGCTTTAGAGTTGGAAGGAGTCGAGGATTCCAGGATCTATGAAATGAGTCCTTGGCTGGATAAGATTGTTACAAGAAGCCCTAAGTCACGGGCTGAGGCGCGGGACAAGCTTGGTTTTGCAGAAAGCGATACCATTATAGCCTGCCTAGGTCCTGTTGAGTGGGAAGAGGGGCTCCACGATTTGATGGCCGCAGCACGATTGATGGTAAAAAATCGTCCTGGTATGAAAGACAAGATTAAAATCGCAGTCTGTGGAATCGGATCATTCGCCCATGATCTCAAAGATGCATCGATTAACTTTAATACTGACTACTGCGTTGCATACTATGCTCCAAGCCGTGAGTCGATCAAAGCAATCTACGAAGCAGCTGATGCCATTTACATGTGTAACCTAGCATCCAGGGATAGAATCGATGGCGATCCTTATAGAATCCTGGCGGCTATGACTCATAAAATTCCACTGATCGCTGCTCGCAGCCCGATCGTTGAGAGTCTAGTGGGTAAGCATCGCTTAGACTTTTGTCCTGGCTCACCCATGAGTATCATGAAAGCCTTGATAAAGCTTAAAGATGCTCCTCAGTTGGTAAACGACATTGTGGAGAAGAATCGTCGCGCTGTTGACAACCAATATAGTGAAGATAAAGTTCGCATGAATATGAAAGCAATATTCAGTGACTTTATCACTACAGAGATCAAGGTTGATACCTCAAGCTTGGATCATCAGGTCCTGGAAGTTGAGGCGAAGATCAAGAGCAAGCAGTATGTGGATGCAATTGACCTCATCGAAGCAATATTCAAAACGAAGAATATTCCGGTCCATCACAAGGCCAACCTTTATCGCTTGGTCGGAGACTGCTTTGTGAAGCTCGGTGATTTTGAAAGTTCAAAAAACTCCTATATTGCGGCTGCCGAGCTAGATCCTTATTCGGCCAAGATTTATATCGGGCTCGGTACCATCGGACTTATGAAAAATAGCTATGATATTGCTGTGCTTCACTTTCAAAAGGCTATCAGCCTAGCTCCCGATGACGAGATGGCGAATCTAGGCCTTGGCCTCGCCTTCCAAGGGATGGAAGAGCGAAAAGAAGCGATGCGTTGGATTTCCAAGAGTTTAGAGATTAATTCAGAAAATACCGCTGCGCTTTTCTCCTTGGTAAAGCTTGCCAACGAAACAGAGGACTTCGCTGATGCAGAACGTTTGCTAACACGGTATCTAAAGCGTCACCCCAACGACTACAACTTTATCTATACTCTAGGTGGCGTGATCTTCAAGCAAGGCCGCTATGAAGAAGTAATTCAGCTCATGAAGAAGATTGTTGATATTGATCCAAGAGATCAAAAGGCTGCATCTTTGCTAAAGCAAGCTGAAACTGAGATGGAGCAAGCAAAAGTTCCCTCCAATGGCTAG